A stretch of Endozoicomonas sp. SCSIO W0465 DNA encodes these proteins:
- a CDS encoding NAD(P)-dependent oxidoreductase has protein sequence MKRPDIDSGRLPAEEYRRNFADIKPALNDYQAHIEASRCLYCEAAPCIPACPTGINIPSFINRIATDNIDGAAQVILDANILGGSCARVCPTEILCEQACVRHHEPECRPVRIGRLQRYAVDNRQSRDHPFTRLPETGKTIAVVGAGPAGLTCAHHLAREGHNITLYDAQTQPGGLNEYGIASYKLVDNYARQEVEFIMEIGGIRPEYGCRLGQNLSLDQLRKQFDAVFLGLGLGGCHSLGLQGEAAQGVEDALPTISRLRQCNDLNQLPVGRRIVVIGGGNTAIDIACQYRRLGAEEVTIAYRRGREQMSATDHEQAFARDNGVRILTWVQPSALETEGGCITAIRLEKTTMDACGQLQGTGELITLPVDTLYKAIGQHLLVESFANTRESPEVNGNRIVTDDNLRTSLFNVWAGGDCIDKGKDLTVHAVEHGKRAAHAIHQYLRVIPAER, from the coding sequence TCAATGATTACCAGGCTCATATTGAAGCCAGCCGCTGCCTGTACTGCGAAGCGGCGCCCTGTATCCCTGCCTGTCCCACCGGCATCAATATTCCCTCCTTTATCAACCGTATCGCCACTGACAATATTGACGGTGCCGCACAGGTTATTCTGGATGCCAATATTCTGGGAGGAAGCTGTGCCCGGGTCTGCCCGACAGAAATCCTCTGCGAGCAGGCCTGCGTCCGACATCATGAGCCAGAGTGCCGTCCAGTCAGGATTGGCCGGCTGCAGCGTTACGCCGTGGATAACCGACAGTCCCGCGACCATCCATTTACCCGCCTGCCTGAAACAGGAAAAACCATTGCCGTGGTGGGTGCCGGTCCGGCAGGGCTGACCTGTGCCCATCACCTGGCCAGGGAAGGACACAACATCACCCTGTATGATGCACAGACACAACCTGGCGGACTGAACGAGTACGGTATTGCTTCCTATAAACTGGTGGATAATTATGCCCGACAGGAAGTGGAGTTCATCATGGAAATTGGTGGTATCCGTCCGGAGTACGGTTGTCGGCTTGGACAGAACCTCAGCCTGGATCAGTTAAGAAAGCAATTTGACGCAGTGTTTCTCGGTCTCGGATTGGGCGGTTGCCATTCACTGGGCCTTCAGGGCGAAGCCGCACAGGGAGTTGAAGATGCCCTCCCCACCATATCCCGCCTTCGCCAGTGTAATGACCTGAACCAACTGCCCGTTGGCAGACGTATCGTGGTTATTGGCGGGGGCAACACCGCGATTGATATTGCCTGCCAATACCGACGACTGGGTGCAGAGGAAGTCACCATTGCCTATCGTCGCGGCCGTGAACAGATGTCAGCCACGGATCATGAACAGGCTTTTGCCCGGGACAATGGTGTGCGCATCCTCACCTGGGTTCAGCCTTCAGCCCTGGAGACCGAAGGTGGCTGCATCACCGCCATCCGGCTGGAAAAGACCACGATGGATGCCTGCGGCCAATTACAGGGTACGGGTGAGCTGATCACCTTACCGGTAGACACACTCTACAAAGCCATTGGCCAGCATTTGCTGGTGGAGTCATTTGCCAATACCCGTGAAAGCCCTGAGGTCAACGGCAACCGTATCGTAACCGATGATAACTTACGCACATCGCTATTTAACGTCTGGGCCGGTGGCGACTGCATTGATAAAGGTAAAGACCTGACCGTCCATGCGGTTGAGCATGGTAAAAGAGCGGCCCATGCCATTCACCAATACTTGCGGGTAATACCGGCAGAGAGATAA
- the preA gene encoding NAD-dependent dihydropyrimidine dehydrogenase subunit PreA, with amino-acid sequence MADLTSNFLGIRSPNPFWLASAPPTDKAYNVYRAFAAGWGGAVWKTLGEDPAAVNVCSRYSCHRNTRGDVIGFNNIELITDRPLQVNLDEIRQTKKDWPDRALLVSLMVPCEEESWKAILSQVAETGCDGVELNFGCPHGMPERGMGSAIGQVPDYIEMVTRWCKLHSNLPVVVKLTPNITNIVVAAEAAQAGGADAVSLINTINSITGIDLDRMVGYHAVNDKFTSGGYCGAAVKPIALNMVGQIARSPDTGGLPISAIGGISTWRDAAEFIALGAGNVQVCTAAMLNGFKIVQDMIDGLSRWMDSKHYSTLDSFRGAAVPNLTDWKYLDLNYKTIASIDQDSCIQCGRCYAACEDTAHQAIAMTPIKHSTQHRFDVIEEACVGCNLCQITCPVDNCISMVRQQTGRPYLNWTQHPNNKAQKDKASMDQA; translated from the coding sequence ATGGCTGACTTAACCAGTAATTTTCTCGGTATTCGCTCCCCTAACCCGTTCTGGCTGGCCTCTGCGCCACCGACGGATAAGGCTTACAATGTCTATCGGGCGTTTGCGGCAGGCTGGGGCGGTGCTGTCTGGAAAACCCTGGGAGAAGACCCGGCAGCGGTCAATGTATGTTCCCGTTATTCCTGTCACAGGAATACCCGTGGTGACGTGATCGGGTTCAACAATATCGAACTGATCACGGATCGCCCGCTTCAGGTGAATCTGGATGAAATACGCCAGACCAAAAAAGACTGGCCAGACCGGGCGCTACTGGTTTCGCTGATGGTGCCCTGCGAGGAAGAAAGCTGGAAAGCTATCCTCAGCCAGGTAGCGGAAACCGGGTGTGATGGTGTCGAACTGAATTTCGGTTGCCCCCACGGCATGCCAGAACGGGGAATGGGCTCAGCGATCGGTCAGGTACCGGACTATATTGAAATGGTTACCCGCTGGTGCAAACTGCACAGCAATCTGCCCGTTGTCGTTAAACTCACACCCAATATCACCAATATCGTGGTGGCTGCTGAAGCGGCTCAGGCCGGTGGTGCCGATGCCGTATCACTGATCAATACCATCAACTCCATTACCGGTATTGATCTGGACCGGATGGTGGGATACCACGCCGTCAACGATAAGTTCACCAGTGGCGGTTATTGTGGGGCAGCGGTGAAACCCATCGCCCTGAACATGGTCGGACAGATTGCCCGCAGCCCGGACACCGGCGGACTGCCCATCTCGGCTATTGGCGGTATCAGTACCTGGCGGGACGCTGCCGAGTTTATCGCCCTTGGGGCAGGCAACGTTCAGGTGTGTACTGCTGCCATGCTGAACGGCTTCAAGATTGTCCAGGACATGATTGATGGCCTGTCACGGTGGATGGATAGCAAACACTATTCAACTCTGGACAGCTTTCGGGGCGCGGCAGTCCCCAATCTAACGGACTGGAAATACCTGGATCTGAATTACAAGACCATTGCCAGCATTGACCAGGACAGCTGTATCCAGTGCGGTCGATGCTACGCGGCCTGTGAAGATACTGCGCACCAGGCCATAGCCATGACACCGATAAAACATTCAACCCAACACCGGTTTGATGTTATCGAGGAAGCCTGCGTGGGGTGTAACCTCTGCCAGATCACCTGTCCGGTGGATAACTGTATATCCATGGTCAGACAGCAAACCGGCAGGCCTTATCTTAACTGGACACAACACCCGAATAACAAGGCTCAGAAAGATAAAGCATCGATGGATCAAGCCTGA
- a CDS encoding histidine phosphatase family protein: protein MCVLSIASDAADPEPVMAAPADYLISLVRHGDRSPRDLGDMASYWPMGAGQLTVGGLEQEYLLGKKIRSHYFSESLPHSWSPRISQHFAKGLDRTIQSASALLQGIYPKQTRSMGIPGGIQVPPVYASPLASDDLFSAQRLCPGYLHRVQALENSADWLRKKEQYRDQLASWLEFGKQVGEVGEKSDNRDLYSLLPLIDLIAIHRMHNLPMPKGISRQEAIELESLLNWVVSRTVANYEIAQLIGAPLAKAMIRDIKRVQQCLEEKGSCHACQRWTLYSASDTNLLAIMTMLGAPSDRIVDYATHFGVQLNWNDGRPEIVLSLNHEPFAIPGCVGRCSLNQWLVLLERSLPDDWDYLCARGRGGLTPYPEPYVPSGSVANRQEAVGLKTVLLRLQ from the coding sequence TTGTGTGTTCTGTCCATTGCTTCTGATGCTGCAGATCCTGAACCGGTAATGGCAGCTCCCGCTGATTACCTGATCAGCCTGGTCAGGCATGGAGATCGCTCGCCAAGAGATCTCGGCGATATGGCCAGCTACTGGCCAATGGGCGCAGGACAGTTAACAGTAGGAGGCCTTGAGCAGGAATATTTGTTGGGAAAGAAAATTCGCAGTCATTATTTTTCGGAATCCCTACCTCATTCCTGGTCCCCCAGGATCAGTCAGCATTTTGCCAAAGGTCTGGACCGAACCATTCAAAGTGCCAGTGCTTTGCTTCAGGGCATTTACCCCAAGCAGACCAGAAGCATGGGGATACCGGGTGGCATTCAGGTCCCACCGGTTTACGCATCACCGTTAGCCAGTGATGACTTGTTCTCTGCCCAAAGGCTGTGTCCGGGGTATTTGCACAGGGTACAAGCTCTTGAGAACAGTGCAGACTGGTTAAGGAAGAAAGAACAATATCGTGACCAGCTGGCTTCCTGGCTTGAGTTTGGCAAGCAGGTTGGTGAGGTTGGAGAAAAGAGCGATAACAGAGATCTGTATTCTCTACTTCCTTTGATTGACCTGATTGCCATACATCGGATGCACAATCTGCCAATGCCTAAAGGGATTAGCCGACAGGAAGCTATTGAACTGGAATCGTTATTAAACTGGGTGGTCAGCCGAACGGTTGCCAATTATGAGATTGCCCAGTTGATTGGTGCTCCTTTGGCAAAAGCGATGATCAGAGATATTAAACGGGTACAGCAATGCCTGGAAGAAAAAGGCAGTTGCCACGCCTGCCAGCGCTGGACACTGTATTCTGCCAGTGACACTAATTTGCTGGCTATTATGACCATGCTCGGAGCGCCATCAGATAGAATCGTTGATTATGCCACCCATTTTGGTGTTCAGCTGAACTGGAATGATGGGCGACCAGAAATAGTGCTTTCACTTAATCATGAGCCTTTTGCCATTCCCGGCTGTGTTGGGCGCTGCTCTCTCAACCAGTGGCTGGTCCTGCTTGAGCGATCGTTACCCGATGACTGGGATTATCTCTGCGCAAGGGGCAGAGGTGGTCTGACGCCCTATCCAGAACCCTATGTACCCTCAGGCAGTGTAGCGAATCGCCAGGAGGCTGTCGGACTTAAGACTGTCCTACTGCGGTTGCAATAA